In uncultured Ilyobacter sp., a genomic segment contains:
- the ssnA gene encoding putative aminohydrolase SsnA codes for MFVVGNGRLITHDQVNPFFHNGAVAVKGNKVVEIGKTEEIMSKYSDAEFIDAKGQLIMPGMINTHHHIYSAFARGMAPSGPEPKNFMDILENLWWKVDKNLNLEEIKYSALATYIESIKNGVTTVFDHHASPMSAKNSLFTIADAAKKIGIRTCLCYEVSDRDGIDILDEGIKENTDFIRHYNLHDQNMIKGMFGMHASFTLSDESLDKCVKAMEDLDAGYHIHTAEGIDDLHDSIDKYNKRVVERLNDHGILGEKTIAVHCIHVNEKEMDILKRTGTQVVHNPESNMGNAVGCSPALDLLAKGINVGLGTDGYTNDMFESMKVANIIHKHVKADPSVAWMETPQMLFENNRKIVAKYFDGNIGILTEGAVADIIIADYNPLTPMDETNYNSHILFGVMGRSVNTTIIDGKIIMRDRKILSLDEETVLKRSREVAKQMWDRI; via the coding sequence CTTTTTTTCATAATGGAGCAGTTGCGGTAAAAGGCAATAAAGTAGTCGAAATAGGGAAAACTGAGGAAATAATGTCTAAGTATTCAGATGCTGAGTTTATCGATGCCAAGGGACAGCTCATCATGCCTGGTATGATAAATACTCATCACCATATTTATAGTGCATTTGCCAGGGGAATGGCACCTAGTGGACCAGAACCTAAAAATTTTATGGATATACTAGAAAATCTGTGGTGGAAAGTAGATAAAAATCTAAATTTAGAAGAGATAAAATACAGTGCACTTGCCACATATATAGAAAGCATAAAAAACGGGGTGACAACGGTGTTTGACCATCATGCAAGCCCCATGTCAGCAAAAAACAGTTTATTTACAATAGCTGACGCAGCCAAAAAGATAGGAATAAGAACCTGTCTTTGCTACGAGGTGTCAGACAGAGATGGAATAGATATATTAGATGAAGGAATAAAGGAAAACACCGATTTTATAAGACATTATAATCTACATGATCAAAATATGATAAAGGGTATGTTTGGAATGCATGCATCCTTCACCCTGTCAGATGAATCATTGGATAAATGTGTAAAAGCCATGGAGGATCTAGATGCCGGCTATCACATACACACAGCAGAGGGGATAGATGATCTTCACGACTCTATAGATAAATACAATAAAAGAGTAGTAGAAAGATTAAATGACCACGGGATTTTAGGAGAGAAAACAATAGCGGTTCATTGTATTCACGTCAATGAGAAAGAGATGGATATCCTAAAAAGGACAGGTACCCAAGTAGTACACAACCCAGAATCTAATATGGGAAATGCTGTGGGGTGTTCTCCGGCTTTAGATCTATTGGCGAAAGGGATAAATGTAGGGCTTGGAACAGACGGATATACAAATGATATGTTTGAGTCTATGAAGGTAGCCAATATTATTCATAAGCACGTAAAGGCAGATCCATCTGTAGCATGGATGGAAACCCCACAAATGTTATTTGAAAACAACAGAAAGATTGTAGCTAAGTATTTTGATGGAAATATCGGAATATTAACAGAAGGAGCGGTTGCAGATATTATTATTGCTGATTATAACCCTCTGACACCTATGGATGAAACCAATTATAACAGCCATATATTGTTTGGAGTAATGGGAAGAAGTGTAAACACCACCATCATCGATGGAAAAATAATAATGAGAGACAGGAAAATTCTCTCCCTAGATGAAGAGACGGTTTTAAAAAGATCTAGGGAAGTAGCAAAACAAATGTGGGATAGAATATAA
- a CDS encoding 4Fe-4S binding protein, with translation MANIKVNFAGLEYDNPVIVAAGPPSKDAETCVRAVKNGAAGVVTKTISSIAAQIPKPCMHDFKGKHFLNTELWSEESPEHWVENEYARCKSANEPVIIGLGYVEADIRKLIPMVDEFADAYEISSHYVGRDLTPMLSTLRAAKELSDKPVFMKVSPGIENLSEVARQLEANGADGLVAINSVGPCLSIDIETGKPHMGSKNGYGWMSGAAIKPIAMRVVYELSAAVEIPVFAVGGITKGEDVIEFIMAGATAVQVCTQAIVEGPKAFGRIVRETEKWLDDHGYDSLDDIRGIAGRHLEKRTAPNYVTTPPSVSKEKCIGCGICADLCPYHAIHINENKLAVIDSDKCFGCGVCVSKCPKDAMTISR, from the coding sequence ATGGCAAATATAAAAGTAAATTTTGCAGGATTGGAATATGATAATCCTGTAATTGTAGCAGCAGGGCCACCGTCAAAAGATGCTGAGACTTGTGTGAGAGCCGTGAAAAACGGAGCAGCAGGAGTAGTAACCAAGACTATCTCATCTATTGCGGCCCAGATTCCTAAACCTTGCATGCATGACTTTAAAGGAAAACATTTTCTAAACACTGAGTTATGGTCTGAAGAGTCACCTGAGCACTGGGTAGAAAATGAGTATGCTAGATGCAAGTCCGCAAATGAACCGGTAATCATAGGGCTTGGATACGTAGAAGCTGACATCAGAAAACTAATCCCGATGGTAGATGAATTTGCAGATGCCTATGAGATCTCAAGCCACTATGTAGGAAGAGACCTGACCCCTATGCTCAGCACTCTAAGAGCAGCAAAAGAACTTTCTGACAAGCCTGTATTTATGAAGGTTTCACCTGGAATAGAAAACTTAAGTGAGGTTGCTAGGCAACTAGAAGCAAATGGTGCAGATGGTCTTGTAGCCATTAACTCCGTGGGGCCATGCTTATCTATAGATATCGAAACAGGAAAACCCCACATGGGATCTAAAAACGGATATGGATGGATGTCAGGAGCTGCCATCAAGCCTATTGCCATGAGAGTTGTATATGAACTGTCTGCTGCAGTAGAGATTCCTGTCTTTGCAGTGGGTGGAATAACCAAAGGTGAAGATGTAATTGAATTTATAATGGCCGGTGCAACAGCGGTTCAGGTATGTACACAGGCAATTGTCGAAGGTCCTAAAGCCTTTGGAAGAATAGTTAGAGAAACTGAAAAATGGTTAGATGATCATGGATATGACAGCCTAGATGACATAAGAGGAATTGCAGGAAGACATTTGGAGAAAAGAACAGCTCCTAATTATGTAACTACGCCGCCCTCAGTATCAAAAGAAAAATGTATCGGCTGTGGGATTTGTGCAGACCTTTGTCCATACCACGCTATTCATATAAATGAAAATAAACTGGCTGTAATTGACTCTGATAAATGCTTTGGATGCGGGGTATGTGTGTCAAAGTGTCCTAAAGATGCTATGACCATCTCTAGATAG